The genomic stretch GCTAGAGATTGTCAATGAAAAGAGTTGGTTCGATGGAGGCGCTGAAGTGGTGGAGCACCGTCGAAATCCTTGTGCTGGAGAGTGGGGAAGCTTGAAGGAAGTTAGGGTCGGAATGGAGAAAGTAgtggaaggggggggggggggggggggagttcaGATCTGATTTAGTGGAGGAAGAAGATGAAAGTTAGGAATATGGCTAGATTTTTCTAGCTATGTAATGAATGCAGCTAATGGTGGTCGGAGTGGTAGAGGATTGTCGGAGCCGTCGAACTACTGTGAGCTGTGACTGTTTGAGGAGAGGAAGACGAGGGTGTTTAAATCGTAGGACTAGAGGGGTATAATAGGGATATTGATTGAAATAGTAGGTATTATACTAAGACTTAAAAATTGTAGATAAAAAAGAAAGGGCTTACCTAAAAGTGGCTATTGTATCTAATTTTTACTGAGTAATTTAGTGACATTTGAAGTGTAATTAGTGACATTTTCCAAATATTGCTAAAAAGAATAATAGTGGCATTTCAAGTGTCACTACACTTTATACTAGAATATCTTAATGTTactaaaacaaaataataatggcatatatatatgagatatcatttttttatgaaaatgaaatTCTATTAAATTATGtttaaatatagaattttatATACATCAAATGATATTCATATAAGAATTGATCTCTATCCTAGGAATCAGAGTTAaatcaagaaaacaaaatatacttacacattagaaaaaataaatcataaaaaaaaaatgtattatgaCTGATTGTTtctatttgaaatattaatttaaCTACTCAATCTATTATTTATTCacacaaattaccaataaaaaattgatttttgtCTTCCAAGCTTGCAATAATATTTTGACATAGCAAAAgaaaaaaaccaacaaaatctataaaaatttaaaacaaaaaaagtgCAAAGGCTGCAAACGCCAAGCGTTTGGATGTAGATTTGAACTTATCTTGGGAGTGTTAATGATGGTATTGTTGACTGAACTGAATACAATGTTTCTTGAACATGCTTAATCGGCTTCTCTAGTTCACATAAGGAAGGCTTAGGAGGCATTTGTAGACATTCAATTTCTCCTTCAAGCAATTCTATGACTTTGTTCATTGTAGGGCGATCGCTTGGCTTTAGTTGTATACACCATAATGCTACTATAATCATCttctttataatttttgaaatctcCCCATCTATATCTGTTGTTGCTACGTCTACATTTTTTCCATGGCTTAATTGATCATGTGCCCATGAAGGAAAGTAAATCTGGCTAGTATTTTCTGCAAGTGCgtctatattttttcttttacctGCCATTTCCATCAGTAACATTCCAAAACTATACACATCAGCTTTATTAGAAACTCCTccaatatttttgtaaaatagcTCTGGTGCTATGTATCCTAAGGTTCCTCTTGCTGCAGTTAGGGACAAGTTATTATTTTCTAATGGGCACAATCTTGCTAACCCAAAATCAGAAACTTTTGGAATAAAATTTTCATCCAAGAGAATGTTGTGGGGTTTAATATCAAAGTGTAAAATTTGCATGTAACATCCTTGGTGCATGTACTCAATTCCACGTGCCACGCCAAGTGAAATTTCAAAAATTTGCTTGCAACTTAAGGAGATAACTCCTCCTTcttgagaaaatatatatttttccaaAGATCCATTAGCCATGAAATCATACACAAGAGCATGCTTTGAGGAGTGGACACAAAAGCCTATCAAATGAACAACATTAACATGATGAATTCTTCCAATTGTAGCAATTTCATTGATAAAGTCTTGCCCATTTCCTTTGGATTTACTCAATATCTTAACTGCAACAATACGACCACTACGAAGCTTTCCTTTGAATACAGAACCATAACCTCCTTCACCTAATTTGTTCTTGAAATTTTGGGTCATCTTTTTTATCTCTCTGAATGAGTATCTTATAGGAATGAGGTTATTTTGTGTATGAAGAAACTCCTCAATAGAATTATACATTGATAAATGACGCCTTCGCCATTTATAGATTAAAAAAGCAACTACAAATGGAGTCCCCAATATAAATTTTAGTCCTGCATGTGCTGCTGCATTTGCCAAAATAAACTTTTGACTTTAGTTCATAATTATGCATCGGGTTGATTTCACCTAAGAATTCATCTTATACTAAGTACTTAAAAGTTTTATACTAAGTTTATGAAAAGATCTAAGAGGATTGAAGcttagaaaaaaaattgaaatagtCTTTTCATTTTGGGAAAAGGGTCTTGACATTCAGGGCAAGAGCATTGGGAAGAGATCTACCAAAGGGACCACTAATAATATGCCCCATCCCATAGTTTAAGttgtaatttcatttttttatatgatggtatatattataattatagaaGACCTCtcacaaattatttaaaaattatgaataatttatgatGCCAATATTAGAATTCAAATAGCTTTTTTCATGCGcgcataaaaaaacaaaacaaacatgtgtgcaacaaactatttgaatCTTAATTTTGGCACctaaaattattcataatttcttaaaaatttgtaaaAGATCctctataactacaatatacaccgccatataaaaaaattggggCTACAATTTGTCCACGTgccaaaaacaaataaaatttctACCAATAGGTTGAAAATAAGGTTCCTATTATAATAAcacatatctttatatattataaatgtgagtttaattGAAATTTTTGTTTTCCgttagatttaacatttttttattgttttctaacaccGTTAGTTTTAAAactatctaaataaggtaaataaatcaaaaataataaattcatctaaataaaataaaataaaaagtaataaatgagccataataatttatcatcacatattttaaaatttcatattaaagtatttaaatcattttatcaattatattttcaaaactaCAACAGAAAAAATTTATGtgcttaagtttttttttttgtaatttgacatattttgtttatccaaacgtgtatgtaatagtgaaataaataataaataaacatattttcttattttgatgtttaatttttatttcaataagaaattacttattttaattactCAAGTcgttaattatataatatatatttatatatatataaattttgttggctttaaatttttttaaatcaaataattaaaatttgatcatatacaattttaaattatagttttaattttgattttttttcaatattttattatattgaaatagatattttttgttaaaaaatatttaattttaaaactaaaatataccatatttttatttataaaaagtgTTGTATTTAACGAATTCTTAgtttaacattttttattttttatttttaaattatagagaatgttttggtttatttcttttttaatatgtttatgtttatttattttaaatatttgtaaaaattaaaatatatattaaaataaattaatacatttaaAAAGTTTTATCAACCAAAAAATAAATTTCTATTGATTTATGTTTTAAATGTTTTGTGAATGAATCatatttttcaaatattaatTCTTTTTAAATTAGTTAAGTTGttctattaaataaaataaactttcCATTATAGATTTCTAAAAGTAAGAGCTCTTTTAATTACGTACCCAGCCCAAATGTTAAACAGATCATTGTGGCCAAGAAAGTCCCTGCAAGAAAAAAATGAATATCAGAAAAATATATGTGATGAAACATTAAGTTCTAAAACACTACATATTAATTAAAAACAATTTTATAACAAGTGCGGAAGAAAGAATTGTTACATAATAATTCTGAATCCCACGAATCTGCAATCATCCAATATGAATTCAACATTAGTTGATCAGAAGAAAGTTGAAGTAGTTCATTCAATAGAAAGCGAAGAAGAACTACTTACCACACCGCAAATCGTTGGAATCGTTGATGAAGCAGCGATCCCTATCGTCAGCGAGAAGTGAGTTCTGCCAGGAAAGTTCAAAGCCATAAGCAAGCTGGTTGTGAATGTCCACATAAGAAGTAGTCCTCCCATTCACCACTGTCTGATTCAATACGAAGGTCCTTCGCTCCGTGCGGCACCCAATCGCCATATCAGAAATCTTAAAGCCACCATCGaccacataataataataaggagACGAAGAAGAACCATGAAGATCAGTAGTAGTAGTTTTGGTTTCAGAATATTGGGAGGCTAAAGAACCACCAATGTTGCAAGGAGCGGTGTCTATATAATCAGAGGAATTTACTCGACTCTCACATTTCAGCAAAACTATTTTCTTTGTTAGTTTCAAAAAATTTGTGAACAAGTAGCTGTGAGAGATGAAACCATTGAACGAATCTTTGTCCAGATTGTTATTTGGGATAGAGCAGCAATTGGTTTTGTTAAGATTGGAGTCCACAATTCTAATGGTGTAATTGGCATAATTGATTGACCTCACAAAGTATTTGACAGACTTAAAGTGTAAAACAGTAAGATTGTTCTCGCAAGAAAGCTCAAAAGGGGAGTAGCCACAGTGTTTTGGATCGGTGTTAAGTCGGAAAGGACTagttatgttgatgatattatcaCAAGAAGAAGGTGGACAATGATGATTTGATTTTGCATGGGTAGTTGTAAGGAACAATAAGAAGGGGATGATCATAAGATAAAGAAGGTTACCCATGGAAAATCTTGTAGAGAAGATCTTCGCTTTCCCTTTGGTACACAACACAGACTGGTCAGAGAAGCAGAGAAGGCTTTTCTACACCAACAATATTATTTCACCAACAATGCCAATTTCTTTACCATTAACCATTCAGGCAAGTTCCAATCAACTACACTATAGCCAAAGCAAGTATTGACCATTGACTATTGACTAGTCTTTCTAATTAATTAGTATCACATAAATGTTGACTGATACATTTACTAATTTTAAAGAATAATCAAAGTAGAGTAGGACAAGTTTACgcatataaaattaatttaattatatgtcACTCCAGTCCATATAAATGATATGAGACCATCCTCCTACCTTGAAGAAAAAAGCTCCATGTGTTCAGTTTCTGCCAAACTTTTTTCTTTGAAAACTTGTTATAAGAATAATAGTCAAAACAAGACAAcaataaagaaaagattagttttCTCTTTTAAGATCAATATTAGTAAATGTATGGATAGCATTTAATTTCCATCAAATCACTTCTTCATCAGGAATTTTGACCTTTGTTGTGGGTTGGGACCACGTGTCGACTGAGTCTTGGTGGCCATCACTGA from Humulus lupulus chromosome 5, drHumLupu1.1, whole genome shotgun sequence encodes the following:
- the LOC133834492 gene encoding rust resistance kinase Lr10-like, giving the protein MGNLLYLMIIPFLLFLTTTHAKSNHHCPPSSCDNIINITSPFRLNTDPKHCGYSPFELSCENNLTVLHFKSVKYFVRSINYANYTIRIVDSNLNKTNCCSIPNNNLDKDSFNGFISHSYLFTNFLKLTKKIVLLKCESRVNSSDYIDTAPCNIGGSLASQYSETKTTTTDLHGSSSSPYYYYVVDGGFKISDMAIGCRTERRTFVLNQTVVNGRTTSYVDIHNQLAYGFELSWQNSLLADDRDRCFINDSNDLRCDSWDSELLWTFLATMICLTFGLAAHAGLKFILGTPFVVAFLIYKWRRRHLSMYNSIEEFLHTQNNLIPIRYSFREIKKMTQNFKNKLGEGGYGSVFKGKLRSGRIVAVKILSKSKGNGQDFINEIATIGRIHHVNVVHLIGFCVHSSKHALVYDFMANGSLEKYIFSQEGGVISLSCKQIFEISLGVARGIEYMHQGCYMQILHFDIKPHNILLDENFIPKVSDFGLARLCPLENNNLSLTAARGTLGYIAPELFYKNIGGVSNKADVYSFGMLLMEMAGKRKNIDALAENTSQIYFPSWAHDQLSHGKNVDVATTDIDGEISKIIKKMIIVALWCIQLKPSDRPTMNKVIELLEGEIECLQMPPKPSLCELEKPIKHVQETLYSVQSTIPSLTLPR